The following are encoded together in the Halomonas halophila genome:
- a CDS encoding ABC transporter permease yields the protein MIAFLIKRLIHALLVMFVISVIAFAIQDNLGDPIQQMVGQSVPESERAALREELGLNDPFAVQYLRFAVNAVQFDFGYSYVFNEPTTDVILRHLPATLELVAASTFLIIALSIPIGVYSAIRPRAWLSRFFMGVSIIGISIPVFLTAIVLIQLFAIGVSWSPFPADTGWGAWLNDLVSTNGGMPAYGRGDPVPVFGTWETNFASLEGLTYLVLPAISLASIMLPLFIRLIRAEMLEVMQSEYVKFARAKGISLRRIYFLHALKNTMLPVITVGGVQIGTLVAYTILTETVFQWPGMGLMFLDAIERSDIPLIVTYLMIVGLIFVITNTLVDLIYGLVNPTVKLTGKPA from the coding sequence ATGATCGCCTTTCTGATCAAGCGCCTTATCCATGCGCTGCTGGTGATGTTCGTCATCAGCGTGATCGCCTTCGCCATCCAGGACAATCTGGGCGACCCCATCCAGCAGATGGTCGGCCAGTCGGTACCGGAGAGCGAGCGCGCGGCACTGCGCGAGGAGCTGGGCCTGAACGACCCCTTCGCGGTCCAGTACCTGCGCTTCGCCGTCAACGCGGTGCAGTTCGACTTCGGCTATTCCTACGTCTTCAACGAGCCGACCACCGACGTCATCCTGCGCCATCTGCCTGCGACCCTGGAGCTGGTGGCCGCGTCCACCTTCCTGATCATCGCCCTGTCGATCCCCATCGGGGTCTACAGCGCCATTCGGCCGCGCGCCTGGCTGTCGCGGTTCTTCATGGGCGTGTCGATCATCGGCATCTCGATCCCGGTGTTCCTGACCGCCATCGTGCTGATCCAGCTGTTCGCCATCGGCGTGTCCTGGTCGCCCTTCCCCGCCGATACCGGCTGGGGCGCCTGGCTCAATGATCTCGTCAGCACCAACGGCGGCATGCCGGCCTACGGGCGCGGGGACCCGGTGCCGGTGTTCGGCACCTGGGAGACCAACTTCGCCTCCCTCGAGGGGCTGACCTACCTGGTGCTGCCCGCCATCTCGCTGGCCTCGATCATGCTGCCGCTGTTCATCCGCCTGATCCGCGCCGAGATGCTCGAGGTGATGCAGTCGGAGTACGTGAAGTTCGCCCGCGCCAAGGGCATCTCGCTGCGCCGCATCTATTTCCTGCACGCGCTGAAGAACACCATGCTGCCGGTGATCACCGTCGGAGGGGTGCAGATCGGCACCCTGGTCGCCTACACCATCCTCACCGAGACGGTGTTCCAGTGGCCCGGCATGGGCCTGATGTTCCTCGACGCCATCGAGCGTTCCGACATTCCGCTGATCGTCACCTACCTGATGATCGTGGGGCTGATCTTCGTGATCACCAATACCCTGGTCGACCTGATCTACGGCCTGGTCAACCCCACCGTCAAGCTGACAGGAAAGCCCGCATGA
- a CDS encoding ABC transporter ATP-binding protein, with protein sequence MTTASLSSSTGSTPGASTAPEAAQPLLSIRGLEKRFSLSGDFLEQLKFKGGKLVREQKHVHAINGVDLDIRRGEALCVVGESGCGKSTVARTVMGLITPSAGEIRYDGERIDDRSTKELLPYRRRMQMIFQNPYASLNPRMTIQQTLEEPIRLHHPDWSPAKVQDKVAEVMNAVGIAPDWGARYGHEFSGGQRQRIAIARALAVDPEFIVADEPISALDVSIQAQVLNLLMEAQQERNLTYLFITHDLAVVEHFGTRVAVMYLGRVCEVAPTATLFATPRHPYTQALMSAIPRLEDDRPQHIRLQGEVPTPVNLPSGCVFHGRCPHANARCRDEVPALIATDQGGQVACHGVEEGRI encoded by the coding sequence ATGACCACCGCCTCTCTTTCTTCATCCACCGGCTCCACCCCGGGCGCTTCCACGGCGCCGGAAGCGGCCCAGCCGCTGCTGTCGATCCGCGGCCTGGAGAAGCGCTTCTCGCTCTCCGGCGACTTTCTCGAGCAGCTCAAGTTCAAGGGCGGCAAGCTGGTGCGCGAGCAGAAGCATGTGCACGCCATCAACGGCGTCGACCTGGACATCCGGCGCGGCGAGGCGCTGTGCGTGGTCGGCGAGTCCGGCTGCGGCAAGTCCACGGTGGCCCGCACCGTGATGGGTCTGATCACCCCCAGCGCCGGCGAGATCCGCTACGACGGTGAACGCATCGACGACCGCTCCACCAAGGAGCTGCTGCCCTACCGCCGGCGCATGCAGATGATCTTCCAGAATCCCTATGCGTCGCTGAACCCGCGCATGACCATCCAGCAGACGCTGGAAGAGCCGATCCGCCTGCACCACCCCGACTGGTCGCCGGCGAAGGTCCAGGACAAGGTCGCCGAGGTGATGAACGCGGTGGGCATTGCCCCGGACTGGGGCGCGCGCTACGGCCACGAGTTCTCCGGCGGCCAGCGTCAGCGCATCGCCATCGCCCGGGCGCTGGCGGTGGACCCGGAGTTCATCGTCGCCGACGAGCCGATCTCGGCGCTTGACGTCTCGATCCAGGCCCAGGTGCTCAACCTGCTGATGGAGGCCCAGCAAGAGCGCAACCTGACCTACCTGTTCATCACCCACGACCTGGCCGTGGTCGAGCACTTCGGCACCCGGGTGGCGGTGATGTATCTGGGCCGGGTGTGCGAGGTGGCGCCCACGGCGACGCTGTTCGCCACCCCGCGCCATCCCTACACCCAGGCGCTGATGTCGGCGATTCCCCGGCTCGAGGACGACCGCCCGCAGCACATCCGCCTGCAGGGCGAGGTGCCCACGCCGGTGAACCTGCCGTCGGGCTGCGTGTTCCACGGCCGCTGCCCGCATGCCAATGCCCGCTGCCGCGACGAGGTCCCGGCGCTGATCGCCACCGACCAGGGCGGGCAGGTGGCCTGTCATGGGGTCGAGGAAGGCCGGATTTAG
- the msrA gene encoding peptide-methionine (S)-S-oxide reductase MsrA, with protein MTTSPLYAPEGRDTPLQIQGRHTVSGHAMTPPWPAGMQEIVLGLGCFWGAERLFWQLPGVHVTAVGYAGGVTPNPTYEETCTGRTGHAEVVRVVFDPATIDLATLLRHFWEAHDPTQGNRQGNDIGPQYRSIILVTDEVQREVAEHSRDAYEQALAQVGRGPVTTVIEPLETFYYAEDYHQQYLDKKPDGYCGLKGTGVSCPIG; from the coding sequence ATGACCACTTCGCCGCTGTACGCCCCCGAGGGCCGCGACACGCCACTGCAGATACAGGGCCGCCATACGGTCAGCGGCCACGCCATGACACCGCCCTGGCCGGCGGGCATGCAGGAGATCGTGCTTGGTCTGGGCTGCTTCTGGGGCGCCGAGCGGCTGTTCTGGCAGCTGCCCGGCGTGCACGTCACCGCCGTGGGCTATGCCGGCGGCGTGACGCCCAACCCCACCTACGAGGAGACCTGCACCGGACGCACCGGCCACGCCGAGGTGGTACGCGTCGTGTTCGACCCCGCGACGATCGATCTCGCGACCCTGCTGCGCCACTTCTGGGAGGCCCACGACCCGACCCAGGGCAACCGCCAGGGCAACGATATCGGTCCCCAATACCGCTCGATCATCCTGGTCACCGACGAGGTCCAGCGCGAGGTCGCCGAGCACAGCCGTGACGCCTACGAACAGGCACTGGCTCAGGTCGGGCGTGGCCCCGTCACCACCGTCATCGAGCCCCTCGAGACCTTCTACTACGCCGAGGACTACCACCAGCAGTACCTCGACAAGAAGCCCGACGGCTACTGCGGCCTCAAGGGCACCGGCGTCAGCTGTCCGATCGGCTGA
- a CDS encoding hydrolase — translation MTPERHDADFQAPPGLANRHLQTLLPRLLPAPSPVLSWETLALPDGDVVELCWIAPGPADEDAPLFVLFHGLEGSVDSPYARQLLTAAGERGYRALLMHFRGCGRHPNRRPRAYHSGDTADAHWLLTRLARRYPRAPRIACGVSLGANMLLKLVAEDAQREFPALHGAIAIAPPVDLAASADCLERGFARVYQRHLLGALKAKVAPRLDAGELPLALSSRDLNGLGTLRQYDDAVTAPLHGFAGAADYYRRASAGPRLAGIRLPTLILHAEDDPFMPSRLYQDVTLGPGIRLETSRHGGHVGFIERRGGRLASWLARRVGAQLDGWAGATPSMREAFSRSDS, via the coding sequence ATGACGCCGGAGCGCCATGACGCGGACTTCCAGGCCCCGCCGGGCCTGGCCAATCGCCATCTCCAGACCCTGCTGCCGAGGCTGCTGCCGGCGCCCTCCCCCGTGCTCAGCTGGGAGACGCTGGCGCTGCCCGACGGGGATGTGGTCGAGCTCTGCTGGATCGCGCCGGGGCCCGCCGACGAAGACGCGCCGCTGTTCGTGCTGTTCCATGGGCTGGAAGGTTCCGTGGATTCGCCCTACGCCCGGCAACTGCTCACGGCCGCCGGCGAGCGGGGCTATCGTGCTCTGCTGATGCATTTCCGCGGCTGCGGGCGGCACCCGAACCGTCGACCGCGGGCCTATCACAGCGGTGATACCGCCGATGCCCACTGGCTGTTGACCCGGTTAGCCCGGCGCTATCCCCGGGCACCGCGCATCGCCTGCGGCGTCTCGCTGGGGGCCAATATGCTGCTCAAGCTGGTGGCCGAAGACGCCCAGCGCGAGTTTCCGGCGCTGCATGGCGCGATCGCCATCGCCCCGCCGGTGGACCTTGCGGCGAGTGCCGACTGCCTGGAGCGGGGTTTCGCCCGGGTCTACCAGCGCCACCTGCTCGGCGCGCTGAAGGCCAAGGTGGCGCCGAGGCTCGACGCCGGCGAGCTGCCGTTGGCGCTGTCGTCCCGGGACCTGAACGGTCTTGGCACCCTGCGGCAATATGACGACGCGGTGACCGCGCCGCTGCACGGCTTCGCCGGTGCTGCCGACTACTATCGCCGCGCCTCGGCCGGTCCGAGGCTGGCCGGCATTCGTCTGCCGACCCTGATCCTTCATGCCGAGGATGACCCTTTCATGCCGTCGCGCCTGTACCAGGATGTCACGCTGGGCCCGGGCATTCGTCTGGAAACATCCCGCCACGGCGGGCATGTGGGCTTCATCGAACGCCGAGGCGGAAGGCTGGCGAGCTGGCTGGCGCGCCGCGTCGGCGCTCAGCTGGATGGCTGGGCCGGCGCGACGCCTTCCATGCGCGAGGCGTTCAGCCGATCGGACAGCTGA
- the gorA gene encoding glutathione-disulfide reductase — translation MPVSEFDYDLFVIGAGSGGVRAARTAAATGARVAVAEDRYLGGTCVNVGCVPKKLYSYAAHFHDSFEDAGGFGWNLPEAPTFDWATLRDNKIGEIKRLNGIYGRLLDNAGVRLINGRASVVDAHHVSVGGETISAEKILVAVGGWPWVPDFPGKELTLDSNRVFDLDSFPERFLVLGGGYIAVEFASIFNGLGSDTHLIYRGDLFLRGFDQEVREFTRDEMAKKGVNLHFGTNIETIEKVEGGLKVTLTSGETLEVDAVLAATGRRPHLEGLGLDKLDVATSDDGKLKINERFETSVPSILALGDVTDGPELTPVALEEAMKLVEHHFGDTTPAPLDYERIATAVFCHPNIGTVGLSEEAARERFDAIRVYSADFRPMKHTLSGSSERCLMKLIVDDASDVVVGAHMVGDEAGEVIQGIAIAVRAGLTKAQFDQTVGIHPTGAEEFVTMRTPTRN, via the coding sequence ATGCCTGTGTCCGAGTTCGACTACGACCTGTTCGTCATCGGGGCGGGATCCGGCGGCGTGCGCGCCGCACGCACCGCCGCCGCCACCGGGGCCCGCGTCGCCGTGGCCGAGGATCGCTACCTGGGCGGCACCTGCGTCAACGTCGGCTGCGTGCCCAAGAAGCTGTATTCCTACGCCGCCCATTTCCATGACAGCTTCGAGGACGCCGGCGGCTTCGGCTGGAACCTGCCCGAGGCACCGACCTTCGACTGGGCGACCCTGCGCGACAACAAGATCGGCGAGATCAAGCGCCTCAACGGCATCTACGGCCGGCTGCTCGACAACGCTGGCGTGCGGCTGATCAACGGCCGCGCCAGCGTGGTCGATGCCCATCACGTCAGCGTCGGCGGCGAGACCATCAGCGCCGAGAAGATCCTGGTCGCCGTGGGCGGCTGGCCCTGGGTGCCGGACTTCCCGGGCAAGGAGCTGACGCTGGACTCCAACCGCGTCTTCGACCTCGACAGTTTTCCGGAACGCTTTCTGGTGCTCGGCGGCGGCTATATCGCCGTGGAGTTCGCCAGCATCTTCAACGGCCTGGGCAGCGACACCCACCTGATCTACCGTGGCGACCTGTTCCTGCGCGGCTTCGACCAGGAAGTGCGCGAGTTCACCCGCGACGAGATGGCCAAGAAGGGCGTCAACCTGCACTTCGGCACCAACATCGAGACCATCGAGAAGGTCGAGGGCGGGCTCAAGGTCACCCTGACCAGCGGCGAGACCCTGGAAGTCGACGCCGTGCTGGCCGCCACCGGCCGTCGCCCGCACCTCGAGGGCCTGGGGCTGGACAAGCTCGACGTGGCCACCAGCGACGACGGCAAGCTCAAGATCAACGAGCGCTTCGAGACCTCGGTACCGTCGATCCTGGCGCTGGGCGACGTGACCGACGGCCCCGAGCTGACCCCGGTGGCGCTGGAAGAGGCGATGAAGCTGGTCGAGCACCACTTCGGCGACACCACGCCGGCACCGCTGGATTACGAGCGCATCGCCACCGCGGTGTTCTGTCATCCCAACATCGGCACCGTGGGCCTCTCCGAAGAGGCCGCCCGCGAGCGTTTCGATGCCATTCGCGTCTACAGCGCCGATTTTCGCCCCATGAAGCACACGCTGTCCGGCAGCAGCGAGCGCTGCCTGATGAAGCTGATCGTCGATGACGCGAGCGACGTGGTAGTCGGCGCCCACATGGTGGGCGACGAGGCCGGCGAGGTGATCCAGGGCATCGCCATCGCGGTGCGCGCCGGACTGACCAAGGCCCAGTTCGACCAGACCGTGGGCATCCATCCCACCGGCGCCGAGGAATTCGTGACCATGCGCACGCCGACCCGGAACTGA
- a CDS encoding LysR family transcriptional regulator: MELRWLEDFIALARTRHFSRAAETQNVTQPTFSRRIKLLEEEMGATLINRQTLPLSLTPAGEEFLALCEDVTRRVDTARERLGQLAEADASRLRLAAPQSLLANFLPDWLAGFDPAPPVMPYLRATGWLADDYFRALERQECDLVLCYWPATPGTLPLETAGLEARVLGRERLVPVSLPDAEGRPRFSLEDTGRRPLPLIAYHPRGVIDQCIRAHLQSLGQMPTFSVLNESIQSGNIRELVGLGYGLGWLPARSIQAALSSGTLVPAGGTRWQVPLEIRLFRYRENPHPAVDALWQRIPDARADAT; the protein is encoded by the coding sequence ATGGAATTACGCTGGCTGGAAGACTTCATCGCCCTGGCGCGCACGCGCCACTTCTCACGGGCGGCGGAGACCCAGAACGTGACCCAGCCGACCTTCTCGCGCCGCATCAAGCTGCTCGAGGAGGAGATGGGGGCCACCCTGATCAATCGCCAGACCCTGCCGCTGTCGCTGACGCCGGCCGGCGAGGAGTTCCTGGCGCTGTGCGAGGACGTGACCCGGCGAGTCGACACCGCCAGGGAGCGTCTCGGTCAGCTGGCCGAGGCCGACGCCAGCCGCCTGCGGCTGGCCGCGCCCCAGAGCCTGCTGGCCAATTTCCTGCCGGACTGGCTGGCCGGCTTCGATCCCGCCCCGCCGGTCATGCCTTACCTGCGCGCCACCGGCTGGCTGGCCGACGACTACTTTCGGGCCCTGGAGCGCCAGGAATGCGACCTGGTGCTCTGCTACTGGCCCGCCACGCCAGGCACGCTGCCCCTGGAAACCGCAGGCCTGGAGGCCCGGGTGCTCGGCCGCGAGCGGCTGGTGCCGGTGTCGCTGCCCGACGCCGAGGGCCGCCCGCGCTTCTCGCTCGAGGACACCGGGCGTCGCCCGCTGCCGCTGATCGCCTATCACCCCCGTGGGGTGATCGACCAATGCATCCGTGCGCACCTGCAGTCGCTCGGCCAGATGCCGACCTTCAGCGTGCTCAACGAGAGCATCCAGAGCGGCAATATCCGCGAACTGGTGGGCCTCGGCTACGGGCTCGGCTGGCTGCCGGCCCGCTCGATCCAGGCCGCGCTGTCGTCGGGAACCCTGGTTCCTGCCGGCGGCACGCGCTGGCAGGTGCCGCTGGAGATCCGCCTCTTCCGATATCGCGAGAACCCCCATCCGGCGGTGGACGCCCTGTGGCAGCGCATCCCCGATGCCAGGGCCGACGCCACATGA
- a CDS encoding ABC transporter ATP-binding protein, producing the protein MSLLEVNHLDVRFALRRGDVQALRDVCFSLDRGERLGIVGESGAGKSVAAFSLLNLIARPGYIAGGSITFDGQELIGLSDRALRRIRGHRISMIFQDPMMTLNPVLTIGEQMVECLKAHRRISTRDARAISLRKLEQVQIPSPEARLDQYPHELSGGMRQRVIIAIALLLDPDIIIADEPTTALDVTIQAEIMALLLELCEEHNVGLVLITHDLGVVSQVTQRMLVMYAGRVIEQGPTREIINDPQHPYTQGLLNALPQMATPGERLNQIPGSMPSLSHLPSGCAFHPRCGFVNRPDGSRRQACVDEVPGFVASGNCQAACHMVAEMIERERIPAEEQD; encoded by the coding sequence ATGTCACTTCTCGAAGTCAACCACCTCGACGTGCGCTTCGCGCTGCGCCGCGGCGACGTCCAGGCCCTGCGCGACGTCTGCTTCAGCCTGGATCGCGGCGAGCGCCTGGGGATCGTCGGCGAGTCCGGCGCCGGCAAGTCCGTGGCCGCCTTCAGCCTGCTCAACCTGATCGCCAGGCCCGGCTATATCGCCGGCGGCAGCATCACGTTCGACGGCCAGGAGCTGATCGGCCTGTCCGACCGGGCCCTGCGTCGCATCCGCGGGCATCGCATCTCGATGATCTTCCAGGACCCGATGATGACGCTCAATCCGGTGCTGACCATCGGCGAGCAGATGGTCGAGTGCCTGAAGGCCCACCGGCGCATCTCGACCCGCGATGCCCGGGCGATCTCGCTGCGCAAGCTCGAGCAGGTGCAGATCCCCTCGCCCGAGGCGCGCCTCGACCAGTATCCCCATGAGCTGTCCGGCGGCATGCGTCAGCGCGTGATCATCGCCATCGCGCTGCTGCTCGACCCGGACATCATCATCGCCGACGAGCCGACCACGGCGCTGGACGTGACCATCCAGGCCGAGATCATGGCGCTGCTGCTGGAGCTGTGCGAGGAGCACAACGTCGGCCTGGTGCTGATCACCCACGACCTGGGCGTGGTCAGTCAGGTCACCCAGCGCATGCTGGTGATGTACGCCGGCCGCGTGATCGAGCAGGGCCCGACCCGCGAGATCATCAACGACCCGCAGCACCCCTACACCCAGGGCCTGCTCAACGCCCTGCCGCAGATGGCCACGCCCGGCGAGCGGCTCAACCAGATCCCCGGCAGCATGCCGTCGCTCAGCCACCTGCCGAGCGGCTGTGCCTTTCATCCGCGCTGCGGTTTCGTCAATCGGCCCGACGGCTCGCGTCGCCAGGCCTGCGTCGACGAGGTGCCCGGCTTCGTCGCCTCGGGCAACTGCCAGGCGGCCTGCCACATGGTGGCCGAGATGATCGAACGCGAACGCATTCCGGCCGAGGAGCAAGACTGA
- the can gene encoding carbonate dehydratase, with product MKTEMQQLLERNRAWAESVSREDPDFFARLSQQQNPDYLWIGCSDSRVPANQIIDLPPGEVFVHRNVANLLHHNDMNALSVVQYAVDVLKVKHIMIVGHYGCGGVKAAVTGGECGIVDYWLHSVRELYSLHRPDLERLPLGEQVDRMCELNVRAQVNNLCRTKILQRAWQRGQPLAVHGWVYGLNDGLATDLDCSVTGLDQVSTLYRIDRVAPSGDD from the coding sequence ATGAAAACCGAAATGCAGCAGCTGCTCGAGCGCAACCGCGCCTGGGCGGAGAGCGTCAGCCGGGAAGATCCCGATTTCTTCGCCCGCCTCTCCCAGCAGCAGAATCCCGATTACCTGTGGATCGGCTGCTCGGACTCCCGCGTCCCGGCGAACCAGATCATCGATCTGCCGCCGGGCGAAGTCTTCGTCCATCGCAATGTCGCCAACCTGCTCCATCACAACGACATGAACGCCCTGTCGGTGGTGCAGTACGCCGTGGACGTGCTCAAGGTCAAGCACATCATGATCGTCGGCCACTACGGCTGTGGCGGGGTGAAGGCGGCGGTGACCGGCGGCGAGTGCGGCATCGTCGACTACTGGCTGCATTCGGTACGCGAGCTCTACAGCCTGCATCGCCCGGACCTCGAGCGCCTTCCGCTGGGCGAGCAGGTCGATCGCATGTGCGAGCTCAACGTCCGGGCACAGGTCAACAACCTGTGCCGTACCAAGATCCTCCAGCGGGCCTGGCAGCGTGGCCAGCCACTGGCCGTGCACGGCTGGGTCTACGGCCTGAACGATGGACTCGCCACCGACCTGGACTGCAGCGTGACCGGCCTCGATCAGGTCTCGACCCTGTACCGGATCGACCGCGTGGCGCCCTCCGGCGACGACTGA
- a CDS encoding ABC transporter permease → MTTSTSSAASSSTASRWERFRDSYLLYSFLRDPIAQVSLAVFILMVACAVLAPWLAPMNPYDLAQIDILASELPPFWVDGSDPAYTMGTDAQGRDLLSTILYGLRVSLIIGFGAVALQATLGVCFGLLAGYLGGRVDAFLMRMADIQLSFSTLMVAIVVGALFKAIFGGATFSTYAVPLLVLIIGLAEWPQYARTVRASVLAEKGKEYVDAARVMGLPSRRIMFRHILPNTLSPIFVISTVQVANAIISEAALSFLGLGMPETQPSLGSLIKSGFDYIQSGSWWITLIPGLVLVVLVLVINLLGDWLRDVLNPRLYKG, encoded by the coding sequence ATGACCACCTCGACTTCATCCGCTGCGAGCTCGTCCACGGCGAGCCGCTGGGAGCGCTTCCGCGACTCCTACCTGCTCTACAGCTTCCTGCGCGACCCGATCGCCCAGGTCAGCCTGGCGGTGTTCATCCTGATGGTAGCCTGCGCCGTCCTGGCGCCCTGGCTGGCGCCGATGAACCCCTACGACCTGGCGCAGATCGATATCCTGGCCTCGGAGCTGCCGCCGTTCTGGGTCGACGGCAGCGATCCGGCCTATACCATGGGCACCGATGCCCAGGGCCGCGACCTGCTCTCGACCATCCTCTATGGCCTCAGGGTCTCGCTGATCATCGGCTTCGGCGCGGTGGCGCTGCAGGCCACCCTCGGCGTGTGCTTCGGCCTGCTGGCCGGCTATCTGGGCGGGCGCGTCGATGCCTTCCTGATGCGCATGGCGGATATCCAGCTATCGTTCTCCACCCTGATGGTGGCGATCGTGGTCGGCGCGCTGTTCAAGGCGATCTTCGGCGGCGCCACCTTCAGCACCTATGCGGTGCCGCTGCTGGTGCTGATCATCGGCCTGGCCGAATGGCCCCAGTACGCGCGCACCGTGCGCGCCTCGGTGCTGGCCGAGAAGGGCAAGGAATATGTCGACGCCGCCCGCGTGATGGGGCTGCCGAGCCGGCGCATCATGTTCCGCCACATCCTGCCCAACACCCTGTCGCCGATCTTCGTCATCTCCACCGTGCAGGTGGCCAATGCCATCATCTCCGAGGCGGCGCTGTCCTTCCTCGGCCTCGGCATGCCCGAGACCCAGCCCTCGCTGGGTTCGCTGATCAAGTCCGGGTTCGACTACATCCAGTCCGGCTCCTGGTGGATCACCCTGATCCCGGGCCTGGTGCTGGTGGTGCTGGTGCTGGTGATCAACCTGCTCGGCGACTGGCTGCGCGACGTCCTCAACCCGCGTCTCTACAAGGGCTGA
- a CDS encoding ABC transporter substrate-binding protein, whose translation MTIKKTLLASAVGAAMTAAAIAPAAQAETTLSMAYDADPVSLDIHEQLSGGILQLSHMTFDPLVRWNQDLEFAPRLATDWEQVDDTTLRMTLREGVEFHSGNAFTADDVVWTVERLKRSPDFKAIFAPIDSVTAVDEHTVEFTTEKPYPLLLNLATYIFPMDSQFYSGEDADGDPKDEIVKNGNSYASRHLSGTGPFEVTERQQGVRVVFERNDDYWDEESPGNVDEIVMTPISENATRVAALLSGDVDFIAPVPPNDLERIRNDDDTQLVTMSGTRIILFHMNQERVEAFQDPRVRQAFAYAINQEGIADRLMKGFATPAAQMSPQGYAGHVDGLEPRYDVERAKELMAEAGYEDGFEITMMAPNNRYVNDAKIAQAVAAMLARINVTVDLKTLPKAQYWGEYDDRVADMMMIGWHADTEDSANLHEYLTACPDADSGAGQYNAGNYCNPELDALVAEANLEVDLEARAEMLQQVEQTLHDEAAFIPLHWQDLAWASAANVNIEPIVNVMNFPYLGDLVVEEE comes from the coding sequence ATGACAATCAAGAAGACTCTTCTGGCCAGCGCCGTCGGCGCGGCCATGACCGCGGCTGCCATCGCCCCGGCCGCCCAGGCCGAGACCACCCTCAGCATGGCCTACGATGCCGATCCGGTGTCGCTCGACATCCACGAGCAGCTCTCCGGCGGCATCCTGCAGCTCTCGCACATGACCTTCGATCCGCTGGTGCGCTGGAACCAGGACCTCGAGTTCGCGCCGCGCCTGGCCACCGACTGGGAGCAGGTCGACGACACCACCCTGCGCATGACCCTGCGTGAGGGCGTCGAATTCCACAGCGGCAATGCCTTCACCGCCGATGACGTGGTGTGGACCGTGGAGCGTCTCAAGCGCAGCCCCGACTTCAAGGCGATCTTCGCGCCCATCGACTCGGTGACCGCGGTCGACGAGCACACCGTGGAGTTCACCACCGAAAAGCCCTACCCGCTGCTGCTCAACCTGGCGACCTATATCTTCCCGATGGACAGCCAGTTCTACAGCGGTGAAGACGCCGACGGCGATCCCAAGGACGAGATCGTCAAGAACGGCAATTCCTACGCCTCGCGGCATCTCTCCGGCACCGGCCCCTTCGAGGTCACCGAACGCCAGCAGGGCGTGCGCGTGGTGTTCGAGCGCAACGACGACTACTGGGACGAGGAGTCCCCGGGCAACGTCGACGAGATCGTGATGACGCCGATCAGCGAGAACGCCACCCGCGTGGCCGCCCTGCTCTCCGGCGACGTCGATTTCATCGCCCCGGTGCCACCCAACGATCTGGAACGCATCCGCAACGACGACGATACCCAGCTGGTCACCATGTCCGGCACCCGGATCATCCTGTTCCACATGAACCAGGAGCGGGTCGAGGCCTTCCAGGACCCGCGGGTGCGTCAGGCCTTCGCCTACGCCATCAACCAGGAAGGCATCGCCGACCGGCTGATGAAGGGCTTCGCCACCCCGGCGGCCCAGATGTCGCCGCAGGGCTATGCCGGCCACGTGGACGGCCTCGAGCCGCGCTACGACGTCGAACGGGCCAAGGAGCTGATGGCCGAGGCCGGCTATGAAGACGGCTTCGAGATCACCATGATGGCGCCCAACAACCGCTACGTGAACGATGCCAAGATCGCTCAGGCGGTGGCCGCCATGCTGGCGCGCATCAACGTTACGGTGGATCTCAAGACCCTGCCCAAGGCCCAGTACTGGGGCGAGTATGACGATCGCGTGGCCGACATGATGATGATCGGCTGGCACGCCGACACCGAGGACTCGGCCAACCTGCACGAGTACCTCACCGCCTGCCCGGATGCCGACAGCGGGGCCGGTCAGTACAACGCCGGCAACTACTGCAACCCGGAGCTCGACGCCCTGGTCGCCGAGGCCAACCTGGAGGTCGACCTCGAGGCGCGTGCCGAGATGCTGCAGCAGGTCGAGCAGACCCTCCATGACGAGGCCGCCTTCATCCCGCTGCACTGGCAGGATCTGGCGTGGGCGTCCGCCGCCAACGTCAACATCGAGCCGATCGTCAACGTGATGAACTTCCCCTACCTCGGGGACCTGGTCGTCGAGGAGGAGTGA